One Cucurbita pepo subsp. pepo cultivar mu-cu-16 chromosome LG11, ASM280686v2, whole genome shotgun sequence DNA window includes the following coding sequences:
- the LOC111805912 gene encoding gibberellin 3-beta-dioxygenase 1-like, with amino-acid sequence MLQNSNTNKPISLLSQSINIMTTLSQAYRDHPLIHLHHIVPLDFDSLRTVPDSHEWPHSSYDTLELHTNGDVSIPLIDMSDPNAAMLIGNACKTWGVFQLTNHGVPTSLVARAEVEAGRLFDLPMTRKLKALRAPGDASGYGLPRITPFFSKYMWHEGFTIMGSSAEHASQLWSSNYQPFCDVMEEYQKNMKSLAEKITHLILNFLKIPDDAEITNWLHSAGAAAAACSTALQLNCYPRCPDPTRVMGLAPHTDTFLLTILHQSSTCGLQIFRDGFGWVPVTPVAGALVLNVGDLFHILSNGRFPNVLHRVVVDPTRRRLSMAYFFGPPPDFCVSPFNNPPESPRFRSVVVKEYVGLKAKNLECALSMIGI; translated from the exons ATGCTCCAAAACTCTAATACAAACAAACCCATTTCTTTGCTTTCCCAATCCATCAACATAATGACTACTCTCTCTCAAGCATATAGAGACCACCCTCTTATTCACCTTCACCATATCGTCCCTTTAGACTTCGATTCATTACGAACCGTCCCCGACTCTCACGAATGGCCTCATTCCTCGTACGATACCCTTGAActtcatactaatggagatgttTCGATTCCCTTAATCGATATGTCTGACCCTAATGCAGCGATGCTCATTGGTAATGCTTGTAAGACATGGGGAGTGTTCCAATTGACCAACCATGGCGTGCCGACGAGCCTGGTGGCGAGAGCTGAAGTCGAGGCGGGACGACTATTCGATCTTCCAATGACACGAAAGCTGAAGGCGCTTCGAGCTCCCGGCGACGCCTCCGGCTACGGCTTGCCCCGAATAACGCCATTTTTCTCTAAGTATATGTGGCATGAAGGATTTACTATTATGGGATCCTCCGCAGAACATGCTTCTCAACTTTGGTCTTCTAACTACCAACCGTTCTG CGATGTAATGGAAGAGTACCAGAAGAACATGAAGTCCTTAGCTGAGAAAATCACAcatttaatcttaaatttccTTAAAATCCCCGACGACGCCGAAATCACGAACTGGCTCCATTCCGCCGgagccgccgccgccgcctgcAGCACCGCCTTGCAATTAAACTGCTACCCCCGGTGTCCGGATCCAACCCGGGTCATGGGTCTGGCCCCACATACCGACACCTTTCTATTGACAATCCTCCACCAAAGCAGCACGTGCGGGCTCCAAATCTTCAGGGACGGGTTCGGTTGGGTACCTGTGACGCCGGTAGCCGGTGCACTAGTCCTCAACGTCGGCGACCTGTTCCACATCCTGTCGAATGGGCGGTTCCCTAATGTCCTCCACCGGGTTGTCGTCGACCCGACCCGACGCCGCCTGTCTATGGCCTATTTCTTTGGACCGCCGCCGGATTTCTGCGTGTCGCCGTTTAACAATCCACCGGAATCTCCCCGGTTCCGGTCTGTGGTGGTGAAGGAGTATGTCGGGTTGAAAGCGAAGAATCTGGAGTGTGCCCTCTCTATGATcggaatataa
- the LOC111805943 gene encoding protein TIFY 8 isoform X1 produces the protein MAHHTMLTNVSKNSTHPHPQLPPNPIFHDFLGMKNPDSHLGFSPRKAAPPDLRPSEHCPAASASRGSSSSGGRGLISTTSDLASDRQVGSHLEGVPFYGPRGDISTTEIHSRIIGSKRSISDSGFMSSYRDGVPHMPSESHHNSLHLMKTLRNGAGRDRNRRSNDDEVMQHPMRPNAASLILQSHVGSGSRLDADVTKWERSTLMNIGPAPTVQCSPRGTFVPFSPQLPTNRYREANVIPPNISQSAADEGSRTGIKGPGILSSSNPGGGTSERNSSILLKKSGTNIVDPESCIPSSRRGLTSVNRQMTIFYGGQAHVFDDVHPNKADVIMALAGSNGGSWSTNYATKSTARPINENQMPSGELDIVAKEAHGKLCVAGSSMPLVGSVERISTTSAGAPHGSNAGKGGRDQAQATDSSIEKKRDL, from the exons ATGGCTCACCACACTATGCTGACCAATGTTTCTAAAAATTCCACTCACCCACATCCACAATTACCTCCCAATCCCATCTTCCATGATTTTTTAGGCATGAAAAACCCTGATTCTCATCTGGGTTTCTCTCCTCGGAAGGCGGCGCCGCCGGATTTGCGGCCGTCTGAACACTGTCCGGCTGCCTCTGCTTCCCGTGGCTCCTCTTCAAGCGGCGGCCGTGGCCTCATCTCTACTACCTCAGATCTTGCTTCTG ATCGGCAGGTAGGTAGTCATCTTGAAGGCGTTCCGTTTTACGGTCCGAGGGGCGATATCTCGACTACGGAGATCCATAGTAGGATTATAGGGAGTAAGAGAAGCATATCAGATTCTGGTTTTATGTCGTCGTATCGAGATGGTGTTCCACATATGCCTTCCGAGTCGCATCATAATAGCTTGCATCTAATGAAG ACGTTACGAAATGGAGCAGGCAGGGATCGAAATCGAAGATCAAATGACGATGAAGTGATGCAGCATCCAATGAGGCCGAACGCTGCATCGCTTATCTTGCAATCTCATGTTGGAAGTGGCAGTAGACTTGATGCTGATGTTACCAAGTGGGAGAGATCCACGCTTATGAACATCGGTCCTGCTCCGACCGTGCAGTGCTCTCCTCGTGGGACGTTTGTGCCCTTTTCCCCTCAGTTACCTACAAATCGATATAGAGAAGCCAACGTTATTCCTCCGAATATATCTCAATCAGCTGCCGATGAGGGATCTCGTACTGGAATCAAAGGTCCTGGAATCTTGAGTTCGAGTAATCCTGGTGGTGGAACCTCTGAACGAAACTCGTCGATCCTGCTCAAGAAGTCCGGGACTAATATCGTAGATCCCGAATCCTGTATTCCTTCAAG TCGACGTGGTCTTACATCGGTTAATCGGCAGATGACGATATTTTACGGTGGTCAAGCTCATGTCTTCGACGACGTTCATCCAAACAAG GCAGATGTTATAATGGCCTTAGCTGGATCGAACGGCGGATCGTGGTCGACTAACTATGCAACAAAGTCAACAGCTAGGCCAATCAACGAAAACCAAATGCCAAGTGGAGAACTCGATATCGTCGCCAAAGAAGCACATGGAAAGCTGTGTGTTGCTGGGAGTTCCATGCCTCTAGTTGGCTCTGTTGAGAGAATCTCAACAACATCAGCAG GAGCTCCTCATGGCAGCAATGCTGGTAAAGGTGGTAGAGACCAAGCTCAAGCCACCGATTCGAGcatagagaagaagagagatcTGTAA
- the LOC111805943 gene encoding protein TIFY 8 isoform X2 — MAHHTMLTNVSKNSTHPHPQLPPNPIFHDFLGMKNPDSHLGFSPRKAAPPDLRPSEHCPAASASRGSSSSGGRGLISTTSDLASGRDRNRRSNDDEVMQHPMRPNAASLILQSHVGSGSRLDADVTKWERSTLMNIGPAPTVQCSPRGTFVPFSPQLPTNRYREANVIPPNISQSAADEGSRTGIKGPGILSSSNPGGGTSERNSSILLKKSGTNIVDPESCIPSSRRGLTSVNRQMTIFYGGQAHVFDDVHPNKADVIMALAGSNGGSWSTNYATKSTARPINENQMPSGELDIVAKEAHGKLCVAGSSMPLVGSVERISTTSAGAPHGSNAGKGGRDQAQATDSSIEKKRDL; from the exons ATGGCTCACCACACTATGCTGACCAATGTTTCTAAAAATTCCACTCACCCACATCCACAATTACCTCCCAATCCCATCTTCCATGATTTTTTAGGCATGAAAAACCCTGATTCTCATCTGGGTTTCTCTCCTCGGAAGGCGGCGCCGCCGGATTTGCGGCCGTCTGAACACTGTCCGGCTGCCTCTGCTTCCCGTGGCTCCTCTTCAAGCGGCGGCCGTGGCCTCATCTCTACTACCTCAGATCTTGCTTCTG GCAGGGATCGAAATCGAAGATCAAATGACGATGAAGTGATGCAGCATCCAATGAGGCCGAACGCTGCATCGCTTATCTTGCAATCTCATGTTGGAAGTGGCAGTAGACTTGATGCTGATGTTACCAAGTGGGAGAGATCCACGCTTATGAACATCGGTCCTGCTCCGACCGTGCAGTGCTCTCCTCGTGGGACGTTTGTGCCCTTTTCCCCTCAGTTACCTACAAATCGATATAGAGAAGCCAACGTTATTCCTCCGAATATATCTCAATCAGCTGCCGATGAGGGATCTCGTACTGGAATCAAAGGTCCTGGAATCTTGAGTTCGAGTAATCCTGGTGGTGGAACCTCTGAACGAAACTCGTCGATCCTGCTCAAGAAGTCCGGGACTAATATCGTAGATCCCGAATCCTGTATTCCTTCAAG TCGACGTGGTCTTACATCGGTTAATCGGCAGATGACGATATTTTACGGTGGTCAAGCTCATGTCTTCGACGACGTTCATCCAAACAAG GCAGATGTTATAATGGCCTTAGCTGGATCGAACGGCGGATCGTGGTCGACTAACTATGCAACAAAGTCAACAGCTAGGCCAATCAACGAAAACCAAATGCCAAGTGGAGAACTCGATATCGTCGCCAAAGAAGCACATGGAAAGCTGTGTGTTGCTGGGAGTTCCATGCCTCTAGTTGGCTCTGTTGAGAGAATCTCAACAACATCAGCAG GAGCTCCTCATGGCAGCAATGCTGGTAAAGGTGGTAGAGACCAAGCTCAAGCCACCGATTCGAGcatagagaagaagagagatcTGTAA
- the LOC111805113 gene encoding gibberellin 3-beta-dioxygenase 1-like isoform X1, whose protein sequence is MSEEELPPASQLIPLDFSSVQTIPESHLWPNLDESSRKIEPDKMVSIPVVDLNNDNVSELIGKACEKWGMFQLINHGISKTLIAQTEEVARCLFALPKSQKMKTLQAPGNPTGYSMAGISKYYEKLMWHEGFTILDSPVDSFKKLWPSNYQRFCDIMEEYRLEMKALADKLISLIFKFLGISDEEMVKLLPYIDPNTGKPHMALRLNSYPPCPDPSKVIGLAAHTDTSLFTMLHQARKYGLQIFNEKEGWIPLARKSDTLIINIGDFLQIISNGRFHSIPHRVMIQETEESTMSMAFFYYPPSHLNVLPYCKPLSETPQTPIYRGVNVKEYFAIKAKHSGKGIPAITI, encoded by the exons ATGTCTGAGGAAGAGCTTCCTCCCGCGAGCCAATTGATTCCTCTGGACTTCAGCTCAGTTCAAACTATTCCTGAATCTCACTTATGGCCTAACCTTGATGAATCATCGAGGAAGATCGAACCAGACAAAATGGTCTCGATCCCGGTTGTCGATCTTAACAACGATAATGTGTCGGAGCTCATAGGGAAAGCTTGCGAGAAATGGGGAATGTTTCAGTTGATTAATCATGGTATCTCAAAAACCCTAATAGCCCAAACCGAGGAAGTGGCTCGATGTCTTTTCGCTCTTCCAAAAAGCCAGAAGATGAAGACATTACAGGCTCCCGGAAACCCCACCGGCTACAGCATGGCCGGAATATCGAAGTATTATGAGAAACTAATGTGGCATGAAGGATTCACCATCCTAGATTCTCCGGTTGATAGTTTTAAGAAACTCTGGCCATCAAACTACCAACGATTCTG TGATATAATGGAAGAATACCGACTCGAAATGAAGGCTTTAGCTGATAAGCTAATAAGTTTAATCTTCAAGTTTCTTGGCATCTCCGATGAAGAGATGGTGAAGCTATTGCCTTACATCGACCCGAACACCGGAAAACCCCACATGGCTTTGCGCTTGAACTCGTATCCGCCATGCCCTGATCCAAGCAAAGTCATTGGCCTTGCGGCCCACACCGACACCTCCCTCTTCACCATGCTTCACCAGGCACGCAAATATGGGCTACAGATCTTCAACGAGAAAGAAGGTTGGATTCCTCTAGCAAGGAAGAGCGACACACTCATTATTAACATCGGTGATTTCCTccaaattatatcaaatggtCGGTTTCATAGCATTCCTCACCGGGTGATGATACAAGAGACTGAGGAGAGTACGATGTCGATGGCATTTTTCTATTATCCACCGAGTCATTTAAACGTATTACCTTATTGTAAGCCATTGAGTGAAACCCCACAGACTCCCATCTACAGAGGAGTGAACGTGAAAGAATATTTCGCCATCAAGGCCAAGCACTCGGGGAAGGGAATTCCTGCCATAACAATATGA
- the LOC111805115 gene encoding gibberellin 3-beta-dioxygenase 1-like — translation MDKLPGVGLLTPLDLNTVEAVPESHVWPHLDESSQKFESDKTVSIPVVDFNDDNVLELIGKACEEWGMFQLINHGIPKTLTVETEEVARQLFALPQSQKMKALNVPGTANGYCMARLTKHHDKMMWHEGFTVIGSPVDDFKKLWPSDYQPLCDKMEEYQLKMKDLADKLISLIFKFLGISDEEMVKKLSYIDPATGKPHLALRLNSFPACPEPSKVIGLAAHTDTSLFTMLHQARREGLQILNEKDGWLPLAPRSDALIINVGDFLQIISNGRFHSVPHRVMIRETEKTTMSMAYFFHPPGHLHVAPYCKPLSETLQTPIYKGVNVKEYFVIKAKASGKGIAAITI, via the exons ATGGATAAGCTTCCTGGTGTAGGCCTTTTGACTCCTCTGGACCTCAACACAGTTGAGGCTGTTCCTGAATCTCACGTATGGCCTCACCTCGATGAATCATCGCAGAAGTTCGAATCGGACAAAACGGTCTCGATCCCGGTTGTCGATTTTAACGACGACAATGTGTTGGAGCTCATAGGGAAAGCCTGCGAGGAGTGGGGAATGTTTCAGTTGATTAATCATGGTATCCCAAAAACCCTAACAGTCGAAACCGAGGAGGTGGCTCGACAACTTTTCGCTCTTCCACAAAGCCAGAAGATGAAGGCATTAAATGTTCCTGGAACTGCCAACGGCTACTGCATGGCCAGATTAACGAAGCATCATGACAAAATGATGTGGCATGAAGGATTCACCGTCATAGGTTCTCCGGTTGATGATTTTAAGAAACTCTGGCCATCGGACTACCAACCGTTATG tgataaaatggaagaatacCAACTCAAAATGAAGGATTTAGCTGATAAGCTAATAAGCTTAATCTTCAAGTTTCTTGGCATCTCCGATGAAGAGATGGTGAAGAAGTTGTCTTACATCGACCCGGCCACCGGAAAACCCCACTTGGCTTTGCGCTTGAACTCGTTTCCAGCATGCCCTGAACCAAGCAAAGTCATTGGCCTCGCGGCCCACACTGACACCTCCCTCTTCACCATGCTTCACCAGGCACGTAGAGAGGGGTTACAGATCTTGAACGAGAAAGATGGCTGGCTTCCGCTGGCTCCGAGGAGCGACGCTCTCATTATTAACGTCGGCGATTTCCTCCAAATTATATCGAACGGGCGGTTTCATAGCGTTCCTCACCGGGTGATGATACGAGAGACTGAGAAGACTACGATGTCGATGGCATATTTCTTTCATCCACCAGGTCATTTACACGTAGCACCTTATTGCAAGCCATTGAGTGAAACCCTACAGACTCCCATTTATAAAGGAGTGAACGTGAAAGAATATTTCGTCATCAAGGCTAAAGCCTCCGGGAAGGGAATTGCTGCCATAACAATATGA
- the LOC111805113 gene encoding gibberellin 3-beta-dioxygenase 1-like isoform X2 encodes MSEEELPPASQLIPLDFSSVQTIPESHLWPNLDESSRKIEPDKMVSIPVVDLNNDNVSELIGKACEKWGMFQLINHGISKTLIAQTEEVARCLFALPKSQKMKTLQAPGNPTGYSMAGISKYYEKLMWHEGFTILDSPVDSFKKLWPSNYQRFCDIMEEYRLEMKALADKLISLIFKFLGISDEEMVKLLPYIDPNTGKPHMALRLNSFPACPEPSKVIGLAAHTDTSLFTMLHQARREGLQILNEKDGWLPLAPRSDALIINVGDFLQIISNGRFHSVPHRVMIRETEKTTMSMAYFFHPPGHLHVAPYCKPLSETLQTPIYKGVNVKEYFVIKAKASGKGIAAITI; translated from the exons ATGTCTGAGGAAGAGCTTCCTCCCGCGAGCCAATTGATTCCTCTGGACTTCAGCTCAGTTCAAACTATTCCTGAATCTCACTTATGGCCTAACCTTGATGAATCATCGAGGAAGATCGAACCAGACAAAATGGTCTCGATCCCGGTTGTCGATCTTAACAACGATAATGTGTCGGAGCTCATAGGGAAAGCTTGCGAGAAATGGGGAATGTTTCAGTTGATTAATCATGGTATCTCAAAAACCCTAATAGCCCAAACCGAGGAAGTGGCTCGATGTCTTTTCGCTCTTCCAAAAAGCCAGAAGATGAAGACATTACAGGCTCCCGGAAACCCCACCGGCTACAGCATGGCCGGAATATCGAAGTATTATGAGAAACTAATGTGGCATGAAGGATTCACCATCCTAGATTCTCCGGTTGATAGTTTTAAGAAACTCTGGCCATCAAACTACCAACGATTCTG TGATATAATGGAAGAATACCGACTCGAAATGAAGGCTTTAGCTGATAAGCTAATAAGTTTAATCTTCAAGTTTCTTGGCATCTCCGATGAAGAGATGGTGAAGCTATTGCCTTACATCGACCCGAACACCGGAAAACCCCACATGGCTTTGCGCTTGAACTCGT TTCCAGCATGCCCTGAACCAAGCAAAGTCATTGGCCTCGCGGCCCACACTGACACCTCCCTCTTCACCATGCTTCACCAGGCACGTAGAGAGGGGTTACAGATCTTGAACGAGAAAGATGGCTGGCTTCCGCTGGCTCCGAGGAGCGACGCTCTCATTATTAACGTCGGCGATTTCCTCCAAATTATATCGAACGGGCGGTTTCATAGCGTTCCTCACCGGGTGATGATACGAGAGACTGAGAAGACTACGATGTCGATGGCATATTTCTTTCATCCACCAGGTCATTTACACGTAGCACCTTATTGCAAGCCATTGAGTGAAACCCTACAGACTCCCATTTATAAAGGAGTGAACGTGAAAGAATATTTCGTCATCAAGGCTAAAGCCTCCGGGAAGGGAATTGCTGCCATAACAATATGA